The nucleotide window GCTCAGTGCAGACACGATGCTGATGTTCACCAAAAACCAGACTGCCGATAAAGTGCTGATGATCAAAAACGCTTTTATCATCAACGAAGCCGGCCCTGAAATGTATAACCAGGTGAAAGGCAATACCATCACCGGCTACGTGGCAGGCGAATCACTCGACTGGATGCATGTGGAAGGAAACGCGGAAACCATCAACTACATAAAAGATCAGTCGGGCGCCTATATGAGCGTCAATAAAGCACAATGTGCTATCATCAACATCTTCTTTAAAAAGGGAGAAGTAGATAAAGTGGTAATGATTAAAGATCCGGAAGGAACAGTATTTCCTTTCACCCAAAGACCCAAAGAACAACTGCAGCTGGAAAACTTCCACTGGGATATCAAACGGAAGCCCAAAACGAAGTACGAGCTAATGCAATAAATTCATTTGATTATTGGGTTATTTGATTATTTGGTTGTTGCCCGATAATCAAATAACCCAATAATCAAATAATCTAATAACTAAATGTATTTATCTTGATCAGAAGCGCATTCAAAACCCTCCTGTCCCCCCTCCACACCTTTTTAAAAGACAGCCGTGCCGTAGGCATTATACTGATCCTCTGTACGATCATATCTATGGTACTGGCCAATTCTTCCCTGCAGGAAGGTTATGTTGACTTCTGGAACGCCCTTTTCAATCCTGCCGGCGGGCACCATTATCAGTACCGCTCCCTTTATCTTCCCAACTCCTATCTGTTATGGATAAACGACGGCATGATGGTACTGTTCTTTTTTCTCGTAGGCATGGAAATCAAACGGGAATTGACTGTAGGTGAACTCTCTTCTATTCGTAAATCCATACTCCCCGTACTGGCAGCTATCGGCGGCATGCTCTTCCCCGCTCTCATCTTTACCTTATTTAACGCCGGTTCCGACTATTCCCATGGCTGGGGCATCCCCATGGCCACCGACATTGCGTTTTCCCTGGGTATCCTCTCCCTGCTGGGCAAAAGAGTACCGGTATCCCTGAAAATATTCCTGATGGCACTGGCCATTATCGATGACCTGGGCGCCATCCTTACCATCGCCATTTTTTACACCCCGCATCTGGACATGCACTACCTGCTCATGGCGGGAGCCGTGTTGCTGATTCCGATATTACTCAATGTCCTGAAAGTAAAACGCCTGATATTATATTATATACCCGGTGTGGTTTTGTGGTATTGCCTGTTCAACTCCGGCGTACATGCCACCATCGCCGGCGTTCTGCTGGCCTTCTGTATCCCGCAGGAAAAAATTGCTGACCTGGTACACGATCTGCATGACCCGGTGAATTTTATTATCATGCCCCTCTTTGCATTGGCCAATACCGCGATACAACTGCCATCAGATGTAGTGGGCGCCTTGCATAATAATATCAGCTACGGTATTATTGCGGGCCTGGTGCTGGGCAAACCCCTCGGTATTTTCATCTTGTCATTTACAGCTGTAAAACTGAAGCTGGCCAGTCTGCCTTCCAAATCAGGCTGGATGCAGCTGATCGGCGTAGGCCTTATTGCCGGTATCGGTTTTACCATGTCTATTTTTATTTCTTCCCTGGCTTATGAAGAAAGAGAATATCAGATCATTGCCATTATTTCTGTTATCGCAGCTTCACTGATAGCGGGCATTGCAGGGTTTATTTTCCTCCGTATGCTGAAACCGGCCCCTCTCATCAAAAAAGGCAGTTGATAGCTGATTGGCACTGTTATTGTAAGCCTACTCCGAATTTTTGGATAGTCGTATATACTTTAGAGTGATTAGCCAACGTTAATAGACGCATACATTTTTTGTATCAATTCAAATAGCAACAATCTATGAAAAAAGTCGTGTTATTATTCAGTCTGATTGCCCTGCTGGCAGTACAGGCTAACGCGCAGAAAAAGAAAAGTTACGGTAGCAGCGTAGAAAACTACAATACCGCACTCGGTATCCGTGTGAACCCATGGGTGGTAGGTTTCACTATCAAGCATTTTATACAGGGCCCTCACGCCATTGAAGGTCTGGTAACCACCAACCACGAGCATAGGGCCAATGTTACTGTCACTGGTCTGTACGAATACCACTGGAACATCGGTAAGCCTGAGCTGAACATGTACGCTGGTGGTGGCGCGCACATTGGTTTCTATGACCGCCGTGACTATGATTGGGACCGTTATATAGACAAGGGCAAAGGTACTTACGTATCTCCGGGTCTGGATGGTATCATCGGTATCGAATATACCTTCAAGAATATTCCTTTAAACCTGAGTGCTGATCTCAAACCTTATGTACAGTTTGTTGGACCAACCAACTTCATTGGTGAAGAGATTGGCGGTTTATCTGCAAGATTCACTTTCTAACAGGAAATAAAACACTAATAACCCGTAAACGGATCATGGCTCACCATGATCCGTTTTTTATGTTCCGTCATTTTAAAGTACTTTTATTGTTCAACTGCTGGCTATGAAAATCTTCTCAGCTGCCCAGATCCGGGAGGCCGACGCTTTTACGATAGCGCATGAGCCTGTGAGCAGCACCGACCTGATGGGACGGGCTGCAGGCAAATGTGCTGACTGGCTGATGGAACACTATCCCCCTTCCTATCCTTTTTATATTTTCTGTGGTAAAGGCAATAACGGTGGCGACGGGCTGGTGATAGCTCAAAAGCTG belongs to Chitinophaga sp. HK235 and includes:
- the nhaA gene encoding Na+/H+ antiporter NhaA — translated: MIRSAFKTLLSPLHTFLKDSRAVGIILILCTIISMVLANSSLQEGYVDFWNALFNPAGGHHYQYRSLYLPNSYLLWINDGMMVLFFFLVGMEIKRELTVGELSSIRKSILPVLAAIGGMLFPALIFTLFNAGSDYSHGWGIPMATDIAFSLGILSLLGKRVPVSLKIFLMALAIIDDLGAILTIAIFYTPHLDMHYLLMAGAVLLIPILLNVLKVKRLILYYIPGVVLWYCLFNSGVHATIAGVLLAFCIPQEKIADLVHDLHDPVNFIIMPLFALANTAIQLPSDVVGALHNNISYGIIAGLVLGKPLGIFILSFTAVKLKLASLPSKSGWMQLIGVGLIAGIGFTMSIFISSLAYEEREYQIIAIISVIAASLIAGIAGFIFLRMLKPAPLIKKGS